A genomic region of Candidatus Limnocylindrales bacterium contains the following coding sequences:
- a CDS encoding ATP-binding protein, with protein MHLIRRVLKKFRESLGIRIRFFFLLVGLFPLMLVLVTFLSIAEKALKEATYSNLQALAENKAKEITPLISRAQAGIRVLSNSLVLASLTASQPEKIEEMYRIQRSYKLYKQIALANTEGLVVASTGSNRIESWSNQDWFREVRSRKIPASGLYFFNPSQATLVFAAPVLDSGGGVLYVVAGYVGLEQIWEITDKFKVGKFGYMTLVDPMGRVLAHPNKEMILKLFNSQKLVAKILQGDISSGSYTLSDGTEIIAAHTLLPAEADYFPPKWYMIAVEPESEALAPVEAVQRWIWITLGVGCALAVILGEKAAQSILEPLKILIAGAQKMARGNVRSRIKIKSQDELGVLGQTLNQIAETLEEQIQVLRRPTDTRTLELEIKAVDRAQKLATVSNISQLISSTLNMEEVLQLAVAIVGRSLNASQCSLLLIEKDGLHLRSKYQYHSNSSQTELIDVRISLDRYPELKKAIRTQRPVVVNDVQMDPLMYELRDTLTRLGIRSILVLPLMIEGKLLGLLVLRWREKATLLKLEEIRLGEIIASQISITLKNAELFAEERRLEQMKNEFARIGIRNILEIYKMEEGTLKLQEKTIPLGWLIETAVKQFEILARQESIDLIMESPENSVSIQVDDQLFLQVLINILHNGIKYTPRGGKITLGVEKQEEGEVCIKIQDTGIGIPKEYLSRIFDKFVQVESQKKEGDVSIGLGLYFCKLTMEAHGGRIWAESQEGKGSIFYLTIPPDRVMEG; from the coding sequence ATGCATTTAATTCGCCGTGTGCTTAAAAAATTCCGGGAAAGTTTAGGAATCCGGATCAGATTTTTCTTCCTACTGGTAGGGTTATTTCCCCTTATGCTGGTTTTGGTAACCTTTTTGTCTATCGCAGAGAAAGCCTTAAAAGAGGCAACTTACAGCAATTTGCAAGCCCTGGCAGAAAACAAAGCCAAGGAAATTACTCCCCTCATTTCTCGTGCCCAGGCAGGTATCCGGGTTTTATCCAATAGCCTGGTCCTTGCGTCTCTTACGGCGAGTCAGCCGGAGAAAATTGAGGAAATGTACCGTATACAAAGATCTTATAAGCTCTATAAACAGATTGCCCTGGCTAATACAGAGGGACTGGTGGTTGCATCCACAGGATCCAACCGCATAGAAAGTTGGTCCAATCAAGACTGGTTTCGTGAAGTCAGGAGTCGAAAAATTCCGGCCTCAGGCCTTTATTTTTTTAATCCTTCTCAAGCAACCCTTGTTTTTGCAGCTCCGGTTTTGGATTCAGGAGGGGGAGTGTTATATGTTGTGGCAGGTTATGTAGGACTGGAACAGATATGGGAAATAACAGATAAGTTCAAGGTCGGAAAATTCGGTTATATGACCTTAGTCGACCCTATGGGGAGAGTGCTGGCCCATCCCAATAAAGAGATGATTTTGAAACTTTTTAATTCTCAGAAACTTGTAGCAAAAATATTGCAAGGCGATATTTCATCCGGTTCTTATACCCTTTCGGATGGGACCGAAATCATAGCGGCTCATACGCTTTTACCCGCTGAAGCAGATTATTTCCCACCCAAGTGGTATATGATAGCTGTTGAGCCTGAAAGCGAAGCTTTAGCTCCGGTAGAAGCGGTGCAGCGCTGGATCTGGATCACACTAGGGGTAGGATGTGCACTGGCTGTAATTTTGGGTGAGAAAGCGGCTCAAAGTATCCTGGAACCCCTTAAAATCCTGATCGCAGGTGCCCAAAAAATGGCCAGGGGAAACGTAAGAAGCCGGATAAAAATAAAATCTCAAGATGAATTGGGAGTCTTAGGACAAACTCTTAATCAAATAGCTGAAACTCTAGAAGAGCAGATTCAGGTTCTGCGACGACCTACCGATACCAGAACTTTAGAATTAGAGATAAAAGCGGTGGATCGAGCTCAGAAATTGGCAACGGTCAGCAATATTTCTCAGCTTATCAGCTCCACCCTAAATATGGAAGAAGTTCTCCAACTGGCCGTAGCTATCGTAGGCCGTTCCCTCAACGCCAGCCAGTGTTCCCTGTTATTGATCGAAAAGGATGGTCTACACCTTCGCTCCAAATATCAATATCATTCAAACTCTTCCCAAACCGAACTCATTGACGTTCGCATTTCTCTGGATCGCTATCCAGAACTTAAAAAAGCAATCAGAACTCAAAGACCTGTGGTAGTTAATGACGTGCAGATGGATCCACTTATGTACGAATTACGTGATACCTTAACCCGCTTAGGTATACGATCTATTCTCGTTTTACCCCTGATGATCGAGGGAAAACTCCTGGGATTACTGGTTCTGCGTTGGCGGGAGAAAGCCACACTCCTTAAATTAGAAGAAATTCGACTGGGAGAAATCATAGCCAGCCAGATCTCTATAACCCTCAAAAATGCCGAGTTGTTTGCCGAAGAGCGTAGACTGGAACAGATGAAAAATGAATTTGCAAGGATTGGAATTCGTAATATCTTAGAAATTTATAAAATGGAGGAGGGGACTTTAAAATTACAAGAAAAAACAATCCCTTTGGGTTGGCTTATAGAAACTGCTGTTAAACAATTTGAGATACTGGCCAGGCAAGAGTCCATCGATTTGATCATGGAAAGTCCAGAAAATTCTGTTTCGATTCAGGTAGATGATCAGCTTTTCCTACAGGTTCTGATCAATATTCTTCACAATGGGATCAAGTATACTCCCCGGGGTGGAAAGATTACGTTAGGAGTTGAAAAACAAGAAGAAGGTGAGGTCTGTATTAAAATTCAGGATACAGGGATAGGAATACCCAAGGAGTATTTGAGCAGAATTTTTGATAAATTTGTCCAGGTAGAAAGTCAGAAGAAGGAAGGGGACGTCTCGATAGGTCTTGGGCTTTATTTTTGTAAATTAACTATGGAAGCTCATGGAGGCCGGATATGGGCAGAAAGTCAAGAAGGAAAGGGGAGTATCTTTTACCTGACAATCCCTCCGGATCGTGTCATGGAAGGATAA
- a CDS encoding MFS transporter — translation MFQNLIEFQSLKALTTDGRLLFGTRTVRLFAYGFLSVILALYLTQLGLTDQQIGLLLTLTLVGDAIISLWMAAVADRIGRRRMLILGAGLMIFAGLVFALTRNMILLTLAAIIGTISPSGSEVGPFLSIEQAALPQTVPNKYRTQIFAWYNLIGSFATALGSFNAGLLVEILQHRGTTPLNSYRAVVMGYALLGIALGLLFAKLSPGVEVEQTQLQGSGEKATAYHFGLHRSRKVVLKLSLLFMLDSFAGSLVVQSLIAYWFHIRFGVEPAILGSIFFGANIFAGLSALVAARIASRFGLINTMVFTHIPSNILLILVPLMPDLTSAIIVLLLRFSISQMDVPTRQSYTMAVVDPDERSAAAGVTSIARTAASSIGPVITGALLGASWLNLPFFLAGSLKIIYDLTLYHNFRNLKPPEES, via the coding sequence ATGTTTCAGAACCTCATCGAATTCCAAAGTTTAAAGGCACTTACGACCGATGGCCGTTTGCTGTTTGGTACCCGCACCGTACGATTATTTGCTTATGGGTTCCTATCTGTCATATTGGCCCTTTATCTGACCCAACTGGGTTTAACCGACCAACAAATTGGTTTACTCTTGACCCTTACCCTGGTCGGGGATGCCATCATTTCTCTCTGGATGGCGGCGGTGGCAGATCGTATTGGACGAAGACGCATGCTCATTCTGGGCGCAGGTTTAATGATCTTTGCGGGTTTGGTCTTCGCATTAACCAGGAATATGATTCTGTTAACCCTGGCAGCCATCATCGGAACAATCAGTCCCAGCGGGAGTGAAGTGGGGCCTTTTTTATCCATTGAACAGGCAGCCCTTCCACAAACAGTACCCAACAAGTATCGCACCCAGATCTTCGCCTGGTATAATTTGATCGGTTCCTTCGCAACGGCCCTGGGTTCCTTCAATGCAGGCCTGTTAGTAGAGATTCTACAACACCGGGGTACTACCCCCCTCAACAGTTATCGAGCCGTTGTGATGGGTTATGCCTTGCTGGGCATAGCCCTGGGGTTATTATTCGCCAAATTATCGCCGGGTGTTGAGGTAGAACAAACGCAACTTCAAGGTTCGGGGGAGAAAGCAACAGCCTATCACTTCGGTTTACATCGGTCCCGCAAGGTAGTCCTAAAATTATCTCTTCTCTTTATGCTGGATTCCTTTGCAGGTAGTTTGGTCGTACAGAGCCTCATTGCCTATTGGTTTCATATCCGTTTCGGCGTTGAACCGGCTATCCTGGGAAGTATTTTTTTTGGTGCCAATATCTTTGCCGGACTATCCGCCTTGGTAGCTGCCCGCATAGCCTCTCGTTTTGGATTGATTAATACCATGGTATTTACCCATATCCCCTCCAATATTCTACTGATTCTGGTACCCCTGATGCCCGATTTGACTTCGGCTATCATTGTTTTGCTATTACGCTTTAGTATCTCACAGATGGACGTACCTACGCGTCAGTCCTATACCATGGCAGTAGTGGATCCCGACGAACGATCGGCTGCTGCAGGAGTAACCAGTATAGCCAGAACTGCCGCCAGCTCAATTGGACCGGTGATCACAGGAGCTTTACTCGGTGCTTCATGGTTGAATTTGCCTTTTTTCCTGGCCGGTAGTCTCAAAATCA